One segment of Pyricularia oryzae 70-15 chromosome 3, whole genome shotgun sequence DNA contains the following:
- a CDS encoding diphenol oxidase, translating into MDPESRARDEREELLAADDPDHDVPSKEDEEGLLPRRPAPPGRRLGSSIAMLLLVAFSLVLLGGAALSGMVVMQTEPAAPPSPPAADDPAKAKTPEESGKSGILPAADAFDLRKTNFFVTDQDAQMREYEFNITRVEVEGPDGVKKSMVLVNGQSPGPLIEANSGDLVKVVVHNSMPGDERTTIHWHGIDQRDSVQMDGVWGVTQCGIPPGESYTYVFGVPQQRGTFWYHAHVSVQYTDGLYGPMIIHDPTEKVPRVEEDRIIMIGDMHHMDGRQAVKEYLSPSSSWSPGMSGMEPYPDNIIINGRNVFNCSQPEEGEEIVGKRHEGEEMKCASGTRFNSRIKSNTAARLRIISHSSNTPMWFTVDNHTLEIVEMDGVEVEPVATTKIFINPGQRYSAILRANQTAGNYLMRAIATCAMLDPNPHSNFASVNSQGTAILSYDDVDAAAALIGKPWDLGAFVASKDVGTEPWHNRCSDLPFDLTKPMRPIDAYEVGDKNRHYFMFRFVDDGKGVQHTSINETIFTRLDNEATIWQVPDFDETSAAASSANSTIPLGGVFQPSQHVLYSADETKGAEIAISAGNMMSHPWHLHGQQFQIVGWGRGEFGRSKTTWNLANPTRRDTVTVPGHSHVVIRYKADNPGVWALHCHIQWHAEGGMFMQTAQRVSALKKLIDGMGAQGTDDVRHKFCKQPGKS; encoded by the exons ATGGATCCGGAATCGCGCGCTCGAGACGAGCGCGAGGAGCTGCTGGCGGCCGACGATCCGGACCACGATGTGCCGTCCAAGGAGGACGAAGAGGGCCTGCTCCCGCGCCGGCCCGCCCCGCCCGGGCGCCGGCTGGGGTCCTCGATAGCGATGCTCTTGCTGGTCGCTTTTTCGCTCGTCCTGCTCGGCGGCGCCGCCTTGTCGGGCATGGTGGTGATGCAGACGGAGCCCGCTGCGCCGCCGTCCCCGCCGGCTGCCGACGATCccgccaaggccaagacgCCAGAGGAGAGCGGCAAGTCTGGGATCCTACCCGCGGCCGACGCTTTTGATCTGAGAAAGACGAACTTCTTCGTCACGGACCAGGATGCCCAGATGCGCGAGTACGAGTTCAACATCACGCGCGTCGAGGTAGAGGGTCCGGATGGGGTTAAAAAGTCCATGGTGCTGGTCAACGGGCAGAGTCCGGGTCCGTTGATTGAGGCCAACTCGGGGGATCTGGTCAAGGTGGTGGTGCACAACTCCATGCCTGGCGACGAGAGGACTACCATCCATTGGCATGGAATCGACCAGCGGGACAGCGTTCAAATGGATGGCGTTTGGGGTGTCACCCAGTGTGGAATTCCACCAGGCGAGAGCTACACCTACGTTTTTGGCGTCCCACAACAAAGGGGCACGTTCTGGTACCACGCGCATGTCTCGGTGCAATATACCGATGGGTTGTACGGCCCTATGATCATCCACGACCCTACCGAAAAGGTTCCCCGGGTTGAGGAGGACAGGATTATTATGATTGGTGATATGCACCACATGGATGGTAGACAGGCAGTCAAGGAATACCTGAGCCCGTCGTCGAGCTGGAGCCCTGGAATGTCGGGCATGGAACCCTACCCCGACAACATCATCATCAACGGCCGCAACGTCTTCAACTGCAGCCAGCCCGAAGAAGGCGAAGAGATCGTCGGTAAGCGGCACGAAGGGGAGGAGATGAAATGTGCCAGTGGCACCCGCTTCAACTCGCGCATCAAGAGCAACACCGCAGCCCGCCTCCGTATCATCAGCCACAGCTCCAACACCCCGATGTGGTTCACCGTCGACAACCACACGCTCGAGATAGTGGAGATGGACGGCGTCGAGGTCGAGCCGGTGGCCACCACCAAAATCTTCATCAACCCAGGCCAGCGATACTCGGCGATCCTGCGCGCCAACCAGACGGCCGGTAACTACCTGATGCGCGCCATCGCGACGTGCGCCATGCTGGACCCGAACCCGCACTCCAACTTTGCCAGCGTGAACTCTCAGGGAACGGCCATCCTCTCGTacgacgacgtcgacgccgctgctgcccttATCGGCAAGCCGTGGGATCTCGGGGCGTTCGTCGCTAGCAAGGATGTCGGGACAGAGCCTTGGCATAATCGATGCTCAGACTTGCCGTTCGATTTGACCAAGCCCATGAGGCCTATCGATGCGTACGAGGTTGGAGACAAGAACAGGCATTATTTTATGTTTAGGTTTGTGGATGATGGCAAGGGTGTCCAGCACACCTCTATCAACGAA ACCATCTTCACCCGCCTCGACAACGAAGCAACAATCTGGCAAGTCCCCGACTTTGACGagacctcggcggcggcatccTCGGCAAACTCGACGATACCGCTGGGCGGCGTCTTCCAGCCGAGCCAGCACGTCCTCTACTCGGCCGACGAGACCAAGGGCGCCGAGATCGCCATCAGCGCCGGCAACATGATGAGCCACCCGTGGCACCTGCACGGGCAGCAGTTCCAGATCGTCGGCTGGGGCAGGGGCGAGTTTGGCCGGTCAAAGACGACGTGGAACCTCGCGAACCCGACCAGGCGAGACACGGTCACGGTCCCGGGCCACTCGCACGTCGTCATCCGCTACAAAGCCGACAACCCGGGCGTGTGGGCGCTTCATTGCCATATCCAGTGGCATGCCGAGG GTGGCATGTTTATGCAGACGGCCCAGCGTGTCAGCGCTCTAAAGAAACTAATTGATGGGATGGGGGCGCAGGGGACCGACGATGTTCGGCATAAATTCTGCAAGCAGCCGGGTAAATCGTAA